The following proteins are co-located in the Rippkaea orientalis PCC 8801 genome:
- a CDS encoding Ycf66 family protein has protein sequence MLAYILAIAIALPSLSLYLSAFFLPELHRQDDFLWSGVGLFYALVLWLCAPLLTGGVLLGQAAAVTLIVSFGWQTVRLRRALTRPEDQTDLTGFSVLNWLKARFGGKIQPQPIPPSVPVEETPSEITETVTESLTEELLTQEETPQEPIEEIVDAIAPSLVEEIAEETPPPPPTKEPAETPIIAETKPETQPKPELKPKKGFFLKSLFSFGKSKSQPQPESITTALDNVELDTENDDWEETDTSSQVAEKAIEAVVEEEIATEEKALDDNFSSGEVIIEKTSQESESLSVENSLSSVVEEEKETPIEQYKLEEFEVFVAENDDETVIDKYQPVIAESSSDKTLEEIFEESAEKKSKVSEGSDDSDEETISNK, from the coding sequence ATGTTGGCATACATCCTAGCGATCGCCATCGCCCTCCCTAGCCTAAGTCTGTACCTATCTGCTTTCTTTTTACCAGAACTGCATCGCCAAGACGACTTTCTCTGGAGTGGAGTGGGTTTATTTTACGCGCTAGTCCTCTGGTTATGTGCCCCATTGCTGACGGGAGGAGTTTTGTTAGGACAAGCAGCAGCCGTTACCCTAATAGTATCCTTTGGCTGGCAAACCGTTCGCCTCAGACGTGCCCTGACTCGCCCTGAAGATCAAACCGATTTAACCGGATTTTCTGTGCTAAACTGGTTAAAAGCCCGCTTTGGGGGTAAAATTCAGCCTCAACCGATTCCCCCTTCAGTCCCCGTCGAGGAAACACCCTCGGAAATTACAGAAACTGTTACCGAAAGTCTTACTGAAGAATTACTGACTCAAGAAGAGACTCCACAAGAACCCATTGAAGAAATTGTAGACGCGATCGCTCCTTCATTGGTAGAAGAAATAGCCGAAGAAACTCCTCCCCCTCCTCCCACCAAAGAACCAGCAGAAACACCAATTATCGCTGAAACTAAACCAGAAACTCAACCTAAACCGGAACTCAAACCCAAAAAAGGGTTTTTCCTTAAATCTTTATTTAGCTTTGGAAAATCTAAGTCTCAACCTCAACCGGAATCTATCACAACAGCGTTAGATAACGTAGAATTAGACACAGAAAACGATGATTGGGAAGAGACGGATACATCCTCACAAGTGGCTGAAAAAGCCATTGAAGCAGTAGTAGAAGAGGAAATCGCAACCGAAGAAAAAGCATTAGATGACAACTTTTCTTCTGGGGAAGTGATCATCGAAAAAACCAGTCAGGAGAGTGAATCACTATCTGTGGAAAATTCCCTTTCCTCTGTAGTGGAAGAGGAAAAGGAAACGCCGATTGAACAGTATAAATTAGAGGAATTTGAAGTCTTTGTTGCTGAAAATGATGACGAGACAGTTATTGACAAATATCAGCCAGTGATTGCTGAATCTTCTTCGGATAAAACCCTAGAAGAAATCTTTGAAGAGTCAGCAGAAAAAAAGAGTAAGGTTTCCGAAGGTTCTGATGACTCGGATGAAGAAACAATATCAAACAAGTAA